A genome region from Macadamia integrifolia cultivar HAES 741 unplaced genomic scaffold, SCU_Mint_v3 scaffold_216A, whole genome shotgun sequence includes the following:
- the LOC122071375 gene encoding galactoside 2-alpha-L-fucosyltransferase-like isoform X2 produces MISFQHLLDVGVKVIILMDIKRYRAHLSTSNPIDHRNESVSRGVAEKKSVGFFMTMKLVGMIFTVLITVSVIYLYGVPSWGGVSGFAKARSLEMKAEEVRYPPVDVIQESVEEKDFKMGAEKGSEYVSSHKIDSPKDKHLGGLLAAGFEKASCLSRYQSFLYRKTLPHKPSSYLLSSLRKYEALHKHCGPYTTSYNKTMEQLKSKHNNEPLECNYVVWISFSGLGNRILTIASAFLYALLTNRVLLVDRGTDIADLFCEPFPETSWLLTVDFPLKQLNSFNKKSSHSYGNMLKNNVINNSTSPFPPFLYLHLVHDYSDYDKHFFCDQDQILLHKVPWLIMKTDNYFVPSLFLVPSFEQELSKLFPEKDTVFHHLGHYLFHPSNPVWGLITRFYHAYIEKVDERVGIQIRIFETGNSPFQHILDQILACSLKGKVLPKVNVKKSIIHPSGNQKSKAVLITSLNAGYFEKIRNMYWEHPTVSGEMIGVNQPSHEEYQQSEKKMHNQRAWAEMYLLSLTDVLITSSWSTFGYVAQGLGGLKPWILYKAKNKTTPDPPCQQVMSIEPCFHAPPFYDCKAKTWTDTGAIVPHIKHCEDMSWGVKLVNHG; encoded by the exons AT GATCTCCTTTCAACACCTTCTTGATGTGGGAGTGAAagtgattattttgatggataTCAAGAGGTATAGGGCTCATTTATCTACATCAAATCCTATAGATCACAGAAATGAGAGTGTTTCTCGAGGAGTTGCAGAGAAGAAATCAGTTGGGTTCTTCATGACTATGAAGTTGGTGGGGATGATTTTTACAGTTTTGATTACAGTTTCTGTTATTTATCTTTATGGAGTACCTTCATGGGGTGGAGTTAGTGGATTTGCCAAGGCAAGGTCTTTAGAAATGAAAGCTGAAGAAG TTCGGTACCCTCCTGTGGATGTAATCCAGGAATCTGTGGAAGAAAAGGATTTCAAAATGGGGGCTGAAAAAG GTTCGGAATATGTTTCATCTCATAAAATTGACTCACCTAAAGATAAACATCTTGGTGGTCTTCTTGCTGCTGGGTTTGAAAAAGCATCTTGTCTAAGTAGGTATCAATCCTTCTTATATCGCAAGACATTACCACACAAACCTTCCTCTTACCTTCTTTCTAGTTTGAGAAAATATGAAGCTCTCCATAAACATTGTGGGCCCTATACAACATCGTACAACAAAACTATGGAACAACTCAAGTCCAAGCATAACAATGAGCCACTGGAATGTAACTATGTGGTGTGGATTTCATTTAGTGGCTTGGGGAACAGGATACTAACCATAGCTTCAGCATTCTTATATGCCCTTCTCACCAATAGAGTGCTTCTTGTTGACCGTGGGACTGACATTGCTGATCTATTCTGTGAACCATTTCCAGAGACATCTTGGCTACTTACTGTGGACTTCCCCCTTAAGCAGCTTAAtagttttaataaaaaatcatccCATAGCTATGGGAATATGCTAAAAAATAATGTTATAAACAATTCAACATCACCCTTTCCACCCTTTTTGTATCTTCATCTTGTTCATGATTACAGTGATTATGATAAGCATTTCTTTTGTGATCAAGATCAAATCCTTCTCCATAAGGTTCCATGGTTGATTATGAAAACAGACAACTACTTTGTTCCATCTCTCTTCTTAGTCCCATCTTTTGAGCAAGAACTGAGTAAACTCTTCCCTGAAAAGGACACTGTCTTCCACCACTTAGGTCACTATCTTTTTCACCCATCCAATCCAGTATGGGGGTTGATTACAAGGTTCTATCATGCCTACATAGAAAAAGTTGATGAGAGGGTAGGCATCCAGATCAGAATCTTTGAGACTGGCAATAGCCCATTCCAACACATTCTTGATCAGATACTAGCTTGTTCCCTAAAAGGGAAAGTGCTTCCAAAAGTCAATGTGAAGAAATCCATAATCCATCCATCTGGAAACCAGAAGTCTAAAGCTGTTCTAATAACATCTTTAAATGCTGGATACTTTGAGAAGATAAGGAACATGTATTGGGAACACCCAACTGTGAGTGGAGAGATGATTGGAGTGAACCAGCCAAGCCATGAAGAATACCAACAATCTGAGAAGAAGATGCATAACCAAAGGGCATGGGCAGAAATGTATCTCTTAAGTTTGACTGATGTATTGATCACAAGCTCATGGTCAACTTTTGGGTATGTGGCTCAAGGTCTAGGAGGATTAAAACCATGGATTCTTTATAAGGCTAAGAACAAGACAACCCCTGATCCTCCTTGTCAACAGGTCATGTCAATTGAGCCTTGTTTCCATGCACCTCCCTTTTATGACTGCAAGGCAAAAACATGGACTGATACTGGCGCAATTGTCCCCCATATAAAGCATTGTGAGGACATGAGTTGGGGTGTTAAGCTAGTCAATCATGGCTGA
- the LOC122071375 gene encoding galactoside 2-alpha-L-fucosyltransferase-like isoform X1, protein MISFQHLLDVGVKVIILMDIKRYRAHLSTSNPIDHRNESVSRGVAEKKSVGFFMTMKLVGMIFTVLITVSVIYLYGVPSWGGVSGFAKARSLEMKAEEVRYPPVDVIQESVEEKDFKMGAEKVSGSEYVSSHKIDSPKDKHLGGLLAAGFEKASCLSRYQSFLYRKTLPHKPSSYLLSSLRKYEALHKHCGPYTTSYNKTMEQLKSKHNNEPLECNYVVWISFSGLGNRILTIASAFLYALLTNRVLLVDRGTDIADLFCEPFPETSWLLTVDFPLKQLNSFNKKSSHSYGNMLKNNVINNSTSPFPPFLYLHLVHDYSDYDKHFFCDQDQILLHKVPWLIMKTDNYFVPSLFLVPSFEQELSKLFPEKDTVFHHLGHYLFHPSNPVWGLITRFYHAYIEKVDERVGIQIRIFETGNSPFQHILDQILACSLKGKVLPKVNVKKSIIHPSGNQKSKAVLITSLNAGYFEKIRNMYWEHPTVSGEMIGVNQPSHEEYQQSEKKMHNQRAWAEMYLLSLTDVLITSSWSTFGYVAQGLGGLKPWILYKAKNKTTPDPPCQQVMSIEPCFHAPPFYDCKAKTWTDTGAIVPHIKHCEDMSWGVKLVNHG, encoded by the exons AT GATCTCCTTTCAACACCTTCTTGATGTGGGAGTGAAagtgattattttgatggataTCAAGAGGTATAGGGCTCATTTATCTACATCAAATCCTATAGATCACAGAAATGAGAGTGTTTCTCGAGGAGTTGCAGAGAAGAAATCAGTTGGGTTCTTCATGACTATGAAGTTGGTGGGGATGATTTTTACAGTTTTGATTACAGTTTCTGTTATTTATCTTTATGGAGTACCTTCATGGGGTGGAGTTAGTGGATTTGCCAAGGCAAGGTCTTTAGAAATGAAAGCTGAAGAAG TTCGGTACCCTCCTGTGGATGTAATCCAGGAATCTGTGGAAGAAAAGGATTTCAAAATGGGGGCTGAAAAAG TTTCAGGTTCGGAATATGTTTCATCTCATAAAATTGACTCACCTAAAGATAAACATCTTGGTGGTCTTCTTGCTGCTGGGTTTGAAAAAGCATCTTGTCTAAGTAGGTATCAATCCTTCTTATATCGCAAGACATTACCACACAAACCTTCCTCTTACCTTCTTTCTAGTTTGAGAAAATATGAAGCTCTCCATAAACATTGTGGGCCCTATACAACATCGTACAACAAAACTATGGAACAACTCAAGTCCAAGCATAACAATGAGCCACTGGAATGTAACTATGTGGTGTGGATTTCATTTAGTGGCTTGGGGAACAGGATACTAACCATAGCTTCAGCATTCTTATATGCCCTTCTCACCAATAGAGTGCTTCTTGTTGACCGTGGGACTGACATTGCTGATCTATTCTGTGAACCATTTCCAGAGACATCTTGGCTACTTACTGTGGACTTCCCCCTTAAGCAGCTTAAtagttttaataaaaaatcatccCATAGCTATGGGAATATGCTAAAAAATAATGTTATAAACAATTCAACATCACCCTTTCCACCCTTTTTGTATCTTCATCTTGTTCATGATTACAGTGATTATGATAAGCATTTCTTTTGTGATCAAGATCAAATCCTTCTCCATAAGGTTCCATGGTTGATTATGAAAACAGACAACTACTTTGTTCCATCTCTCTTCTTAGTCCCATCTTTTGAGCAAGAACTGAGTAAACTCTTCCCTGAAAAGGACACTGTCTTCCACCACTTAGGTCACTATCTTTTTCACCCATCCAATCCAGTATGGGGGTTGATTACAAGGTTCTATCATGCCTACATAGAAAAAGTTGATGAGAGGGTAGGCATCCAGATCAGAATCTTTGAGACTGGCAATAGCCCATTCCAACACATTCTTGATCAGATACTAGCTTGTTCCCTAAAAGGGAAAGTGCTTCCAAAAGTCAATGTGAAGAAATCCATAATCCATCCATCTGGAAACCAGAAGTCTAAAGCTGTTCTAATAACATCTTTAAATGCTGGATACTTTGAGAAGATAAGGAACATGTATTGGGAACACCCAACTGTGAGTGGAGAGATGATTGGAGTGAACCAGCCAAGCCATGAAGAATACCAACAATCTGAGAAGAAGATGCATAACCAAAGGGCATGGGCAGAAATGTATCTCTTAAGTTTGACTGATGTATTGATCACAAGCTCATGGTCAACTTTTGGGTATGTGGCTCAAGGTCTAGGAGGATTAAAACCATGGATTCTTTATAAGGCTAAGAACAAGACAACCCCTGATCCTCCTTGTCAACAGGTCATGTCAATTGAGCCTTGTTTCCATGCACCTCCCTTTTATGACTGCAAGGCAAAAACATGGACTGATACTGGCGCAATTGTCCCCCATATAAAGCATTGTGAGGACATGAGTTGGGGTGTTAAGCTAGTCAATCATGGCTGA
- the LOC122071375 gene encoding galactoside 2-alpha-L-fucosyltransferase-like isoform X3, whose translation MDIKRYRAHLSTSNPIDHRNESVSRGVAEKKSVGFFMTMKLVGMIFTVLITVSVIYLYGVPSWGGVSGFAKARSLEMKAEEVRYPPVDVIQESVEEKDFKMGAEKVSGSEYVSSHKIDSPKDKHLGGLLAAGFEKASCLSRYQSFLYRKTLPHKPSSYLLSSLRKYEALHKHCGPYTTSYNKTMEQLKSKHNNEPLECNYVVWISFSGLGNRILTIASAFLYALLTNRVLLVDRGTDIADLFCEPFPETSWLLTVDFPLKQLNSFNKKSSHSYGNMLKNNVINNSTSPFPPFLYLHLVHDYSDYDKHFFCDQDQILLHKVPWLIMKTDNYFVPSLFLVPSFEQELSKLFPEKDTVFHHLGHYLFHPSNPVWGLITRFYHAYIEKVDERVGIQIRIFETGNSPFQHILDQILACSLKGKVLPKVNVKKSIIHPSGNQKSKAVLITSLNAGYFEKIRNMYWEHPTVSGEMIGVNQPSHEEYQQSEKKMHNQRAWAEMYLLSLTDVLITSSWSTFGYVAQGLGGLKPWILYKAKNKTTPDPPCQQVMSIEPCFHAPPFYDCKAKTWTDTGAIVPHIKHCEDMSWGVKLVNHG comes from the exons atggataTCAAGAGGTATAGGGCTCATTTATCTACATCAAATCCTATAGATCACAGAAATGAGAGTGTTTCTCGAGGAGTTGCAGAGAAGAAATCAGTTGGGTTCTTCATGACTATGAAGTTGGTGGGGATGATTTTTACAGTTTTGATTACAGTTTCTGTTATTTATCTTTATGGAGTACCTTCATGGGGTGGAGTTAGTGGATTTGCCAAGGCAAGGTCTTTAGAAATGAAAGCTGAAGAAG TTCGGTACCCTCCTGTGGATGTAATCCAGGAATCTGTGGAAGAAAAGGATTTCAAAATGGGGGCTGAAAAAG TTTCAGGTTCGGAATATGTTTCATCTCATAAAATTGACTCACCTAAAGATAAACATCTTGGTGGTCTTCTTGCTGCTGGGTTTGAAAAAGCATCTTGTCTAAGTAGGTATCAATCCTTCTTATATCGCAAGACATTACCACACAAACCTTCCTCTTACCTTCTTTCTAGTTTGAGAAAATATGAAGCTCTCCATAAACATTGTGGGCCCTATACAACATCGTACAACAAAACTATGGAACAACTCAAGTCCAAGCATAACAATGAGCCACTGGAATGTAACTATGTGGTGTGGATTTCATTTAGTGGCTTGGGGAACAGGATACTAACCATAGCTTCAGCATTCTTATATGCCCTTCTCACCAATAGAGTGCTTCTTGTTGACCGTGGGACTGACATTGCTGATCTATTCTGTGAACCATTTCCAGAGACATCTTGGCTACTTACTGTGGACTTCCCCCTTAAGCAGCTTAAtagttttaataaaaaatcatccCATAGCTATGGGAATATGCTAAAAAATAATGTTATAAACAATTCAACATCACCCTTTCCACCCTTTTTGTATCTTCATCTTGTTCATGATTACAGTGATTATGATAAGCATTTCTTTTGTGATCAAGATCAAATCCTTCTCCATAAGGTTCCATGGTTGATTATGAAAACAGACAACTACTTTGTTCCATCTCTCTTCTTAGTCCCATCTTTTGAGCAAGAACTGAGTAAACTCTTCCCTGAAAAGGACACTGTCTTCCACCACTTAGGTCACTATCTTTTTCACCCATCCAATCCAGTATGGGGGTTGATTACAAGGTTCTATCATGCCTACATAGAAAAAGTTGATGAGAGGGTAGGCATCCAGATCAGAATCTTTGAGACTGGCAATAGCCCATTCCAACACATTCTTGATCAGATACTAGCTTGTTCCCTAAAAGGGAAAGTGCTTCCAAAAGTCAATGTGAAGAAATCCATAATCCATCCATCTGGAAACCAGAAGTCTAAAGCTGTTCTAATAACATCTTTAAATGCTGGATACTTTGAGAAGATAAGGAACATGTATTGGGAACACCCAACTGTGAGTGGAGAGATGATTGGAGTGAACCAGCCAAGCCATGAAGAATACCAACAATCTGAGAAGAAGATGCATAACCAAAGGGCATGGGCAGAAATGTATCTCTTAAGTTTGACTGATGTATTGATCACAAGCTCATGGTCAACTTTTGGGTATGTGGCTCAAGGTCTAGGAGGATTAAAACCATGGATTCTTTATAAGGCTAAGAACAAGACAACCCCTGATCCTCCTTGTCAACAGGTCATGTCAATTGAGCCTTGTTTCCATGCACCTCCCTTTTATGACTGCAAGGCAAAAACATGGACTGATACTGGCGCAATTGTCCCCCATATAAAGCATTGTGAGGACATGAGTTGGGGTGTTAAGCTAGTCAATCATGGCTGA